One Mugil cephalus isolate CIBA_MC_2020 chromosome 22, CIBA_Mcephalus_1.1, whole genome shotgun sequence genomic window carries:
- the si:ch211-214j24.14 gene encoding bcl-2-like protein 13 isoform X2, which translates to MGDVDPEDTKSLDSNDGAVLTGEENHSSNSDMVHLEREEAEMLEEAEKAAKEEERVRKAEEEDDEEDEELQTSVMSVLGGERELLELKEEEQDLQAPETKELLVSAEEPRVEKAPAEFRQVVPPMALPPLPILKLEPPSATTTPVPSTTTSEVEELYSTQGLHPPSILAPVVADPLAASLEQLKFSQIPLSDVDEHSVKGKLEPQPAAPKTKPLSSTELLCGGAALVAVVGVVAYGAVVYCKK; encoded by the coding sequence ATGGGCGACGTGGACCCCGAGGACACGAAGAGCCTCGACAGCAACGACGGGGCGGTTCTGACCGGAGAGGAGAACCACTCCTCCAACTCCGACATGGTCCACCTGGAGCGGGAGGAGGCCGAGATGCTCGAGGAGGCGGAGAAGGCGGctaaagaagaggagagggtgaggaaagcggaggaggaggacgacgaagaggacgaggagctgCAGACGAGCGTGATGAGCGTGTTGGGCGGGGAGAGGGAGCTGCTGGAGctcaaggaggaggagcaggacctTCAGGCCCCAGAAACTAAGGAGCTCCTGGTGTCGGCGGAGGAACCTCGCGTGGAGAAGGCGCCCGCAGAGTTCAGGCAGGTTGTCCCCCCGATGGCCCTGCCTCCTCTCCCTATCCTCAAGCTCGAGCCCCCTTCTGCTACAACCACCCCCGTCCCTTCAACCACAACCTCTGAAGTAGAGGAGCTTTATTCCACTCAGGGCCTCCACCCTCCTTCTATCCTCGCGCCGGTGGTAGCAGATCCTCTAGCGGCGAGCCTGGAGCAGCTTAAATTCTCACAGATTCCCCTGTCGGACGTGGACGAACATTCAGTTAAAGGGAAGCTGGAGCCACAGCCAGCTGCGCCCAAGACCAAACCTCTGAGCTCCACCGAGCTGCTGTGCGGAGGCGCTGCTTTAGTAGCTGTCGTGGGAGTAGTGGCCTACGGCGCCGTGGTCTACTGCAAAAAGTAG
- the spic gene encoding transcription factor Spi-C isoform X2, with the protein MTSTEGNTPTTYKLTTLDNDINQHFQDAIDVIQQHSNYTYYETLGAQQPSLQCQISCCLVTHQSDVPTPVYDWNDTAQQSWPQTIPDVSLSHSLQSESPHFYSILPPQRNSKGRKKLRLYEYLHEALNDPSMGDSIQWTDSGTGTFHFVSKNKEKLAECWGQRKGNRKTMTYQKMARALRNYSRTGEIIKVRRKLTYQFNPDILHRLGSTQVSVHLPCHAAQEEVHTQQQNPAEQSYCGSTAADWHNWYAHYQLQEDYDLASSFTSYNSSKL; encoded by the exons ATGACCTCAACTGAGGGAAACACTCCGACGACGTACAAGTTG ACAACCTTGGACAACGACATCAACCAACACTTTCAGGATGCGATTGATGTGATTCAGCAGCATTCAA attACACCTACTACGAGACTCTGGGCGCGCAGCAGCCGTCTCTTCAATGTCAGATCTCCTGCTGCCTCGTCACGCACCAGTCGGACGTCCCAACTCCTGTATACGACTGGAATGACACAGCT CAGCAGTCTTGGCCTCAGACCATCCCAGACGTCTCCTTGAGTCACTCGTTGCAGAGTGAATCCCCACATTTCTACTCCATCTTACCACCGCAGAGGAACAGCAAAG GGCGTAAGAAGCTCAGGCTTTACGAGTACCTCCACGAAGCTCTGAATGATCCCAGCATGGGAGACTCAATCCAGTGGACGGACAGCGGCACCGGCACCTTCCACTTTGTCTCCAAGAATAAGGAGAAGCTGGCCGAGTGCTGGGGCCAACGCAAGGGCAACCGCAAGACCATGACCTATCAGAAGATGGCGAGGGCTTTGAGAAACTACAGCCGCACCGGCGAGATCATCAAAGTGCGTCGCAAGCTCACCTACCAGTTCAACCCGGACATCCTGCACAGACTCGGTTCCACGCAGGTGTCCGTGCACCTGCCCTGCCACGCGGCGCAGGAGGAGGTCCACACCCAGCAGCAGAACCCGGCAGAGCAGAGCTACTGCGGCTCCACGGCGGCGGACTGGCACAACTGGTACGCACACTACCAGCTGCAAGAAGACTACGACCTGGCCTCGAGCTTCACCTCATACAACTCGTCCAAACTCTGA
- the spi2 gene encoding transcription factor Spi-B isoform X2 → MDTQTDLEVILEFLEEYYRQNTAQNDKVAWTSSVPVDVTCEQRWTCYEPHNIKPAPQPFLAEDAPAALGHNTTASLSERGSLPNFVSTKQSSKHPGTATGSGRKVRLFHFLFEMLEDPNMAHCLAWVPAAAGVFRFSSRNKDQVAALWGQRKGNKRPMTYQKMSRALRNYARSGEIFKVKKKLTYQFSRDTLMSLQKSQRGDFM, encoded by the exons ATG gacaCTCAGACTGATTTGGAGGTGATCTTAGAGTTCCTAGAGGAGTACtacagacaaaacacagcacagaATG aCAAGGTGGCCTGGACTTCAAGCGTgcctgtggatgttacatgcGAGCAACGTTGGACATGCTACGAGCCACAT AACATAAAACCTGCACCTCAGCCCTTCCTGGCAGAGGATGCCCCAGCAGCCCTCGGCCACAATACAACAGCATCATTGTCTGAGCGTGGTTCACTGCCAAACTTTGTATCAACAAAACAATCCAGCAAACACCCAGGCACAGCGACGGGGAGTG GCAGAAAGGTGCGACTCTTTCACTTCTTGTTTGAGATGCTGGAGGATCCCAACATGGCCCACTGTTTGGCCTGGGTGCCAGCAGCCGCCGGCGTCTTCCGCTTCTCCTCCAGGAATAAAGATCAGGTGGCGGCGCTCTGGGGCCAGAGAAAGGGCAACAAGAGGCCAATGACGTACCAGAAGATGTCCCGGGCGCTCAGGAACTACGCCAGGTCCGGAGAAATCTTCAAGGTGAAGAAGAAGCTCACCTACCAGTTCAGCAGAGACACCCTGATGTCGCTGCAGAAGAGTCAGAGAGGAGACTTCATGTAG
- the spic gene encoding transcription factor Spi-C isoform X1: protein MTSTEGNTPTTYKLTTLDNDINQHFQDAIDVIQQHSSNSYYDSDYTYYETLGAQQPSLQCQISCCLVTHQSDVPTPVYDWNDTAQSWPQTIPDVSLSHSLQSESPHFYSILPPQRNSKGRKKLRLYEYLHEALNDPSMGDSIQWTDSGTGTFHFVSKNKEKLAECWGQRKGNRKTMTYQKMARALRNYSRTGEIIKVRRKLTYQFNPDILHRLGSTQVSVHLPCHAAQEEVHTQQQNPAEQSYCGSTAADWHNWYAHYQLQEDYDLASSFTSYNSSKL from the exons ATGACCTCAACTGAGGGAAACACTCCGACGACGTACAAGTTG ACAACCTTGGACAACGACATCAACCAACACTTTCAGGATGCGATTGATGTGATTCAGCAGCATTCAAGTAATTCATACTATGATTCAG attACACCTACTACGAGACTCTGGGCGCGCAGCAGCCGTCTCTTCAATGTCAGATCTCCTGCTGCCTCGTCACGCACCAGTCGGACGTCCCAACTCCTGTATACGACTGGAATGACACAGCT CAGTCTTGGCCTCAGACCATCCCAGACGTCTCCTTGAGTCACTCGTTGCAGAGTGAATCCCCACATTTCTACTCCATCTTACCACCGCAGAGGAACAGCAAAG GGCGTAAGAAGCTCAGGCTTTACGAGTACCTCCACGAAGCTCTGAATGATCCCAGCATGGGAGACTCAATCCAGTGGACGGACAGCGGCACCGGCACCTTCCACTTTGTCTCCAAGAATAAGGAGAAGCTGGCCGAGTGCTGGGGCCAACGCAAGGGCAACCGCAAGACCATGACCTATCAGAAGATGGCGAGGGCTTTGAGAAACTACAGCCGCACCGGCGAGATCATCAAAGTGCGTCGCAAGCTCACCTACCAGTTCAACCCGGACATCCTGCACAGACTCGGTTCCACGCAGGTGTCCGTGCACCTGCCCTGCCACGCGGCGCAGGAGGAGGTCCACACCCAGCAGCAGAACCCGGCAGAGCAGAGCTACTGCGGCTCCACGGCGGCGGACTGGCACAACTGGTACGCACACTACCAGCTGCAAGAAGACTACGACCTGGCCTCGAGCTTCACCTCATACAACTCGTCCAAACTCTGA
- the spic gene encoding transcription factor Spi-C isoform X3 encodes MTSTEGNTPTTYKLTTLDNDINQHFQDAIDVIQQHSNYTYYETLGAQQPSLQCQISCCLVTHQSDVPTPVYDWNDTAQSWPQTIPDVSLSHSLQSESPHFYSILPPQRNSKGRKKLRLYEYLHEALNDPSMGDSIQWTDSGTGTFHFVSKNKEKLAECWGQRKGNRKTMTYQKMARALRNYSRTGEIIKVRRKLTYQFNPDILHRLGSTQVSVHLPCHAAQEEVHTQQQNPAEQSYCGSTAADWHNWYAHYQLQEDYDLASSFTSYNSSKL; translated from the exons ATGACCTCAACTGAGGGAAACACTCCGACGACGTACAAGTTG ACAACCTTGGACAACGACATCAACCAACACTTTCAGGATGCGATTGATGTGATTCAGCAGCATTCAA attACACCTACTACGAGACTCTGGGCGCGCAGCAGCCGTCTCTTCAATGTCAGATCTCCTGCTGCCTCGTCACGCACCAGTCGGACGTCCCAACTCCTGTATACGACTGGAATGACACAGCT CAGTCTTGGCCTCAGACCATCCCAGACGTCTCCTTGAGTCACTCGTTGCAGAGTGAATCCCCACATTTCTACTCCATCTTACCACCGCAGAGGAACAGCAAAG GGCGTAAGAAGCTCAGGCTTTACGAGTACCTCCACGAAGCTCTGAATGATCCCAGCATGGGAGACTCAATCCAGTGGACGGACAGCGGCACCGGCACCTTCCACTTTGTCTCCAAGAATAAGGAGAAGCTGGCCGAGTGCTGGGGCCAACGCAAGGGCAACCGCAAGACCATGACCTATCAGAAGATGGCGAGGGCTTTGAGAAACTACAGCCGCACCGGCGAGATCATCAAAGTGCGTCGCAAGCTCACCTACCAGTTCAACCCGGACATCCTGCACAGACTCGGTTCCACGCAGGTGTCCGTGCACCTGCCCTGCCACGCGGCGCAGGAGGAGGTCCACACCCAGCAGCAGAACCCGGCAGAGCAGAGCTACTGCGGCTCCACGGCGGCGGACTGGCACAACTGGTACGCACACTACCAGCTGCAAGAAGACTACGACCTGGCCTCGAGCTTCACCTCATACAACTCGTCCAAACTCTGA
- the spi2 gene encoding transcription factor Spi-B isoform X1, with protein sequence MDTQTDLEVILEFLEEYYRQNTAQNDKVAWTSSVPVDVTCEQRWTCYEPHNIKPAPQPFLAEDAPAALGHNTTASLSERGSLPNFVSTKQSSKHPGTATGSVCSMAAGRKVRLFHFLFEMLEDPNMAHCLAWVPAAAGVFRFSSRNKDQVAALWGQRKGNKRPMTYQKMSRALRNYARSGEIFKVKKKLTYQFSRDTLMSLQKSQRGDFM encoded by the exons ATG gacaCTCAGACTGATTTGGAGGTGATCTTAGAGTTCCTAGAGGAGTACtacagacaaaacacagcacagaATG aCAAGGTGGCCTGGACTTCAAGCGTgcctgtggatgttacatgcGAGCAACGTTGGACATGCTACGAGCCACAT AACATAAAACCTGCACCTCAGCCCTTCCTGGCAGAGGATGCCCCAGCAGCCCTCGGCCACAATACAACAGCATCATTGTCTGAGCGTGGTTCACTGCCAAACTTTGTATCAACAAAACAATCCAGCAAACACCCAGGCACAGCGACGGGGAGTG TTTGCTCCATGGCTGCAGGCAGAAAGGTGCGACTCTTTCACTTCTTGTTTGAGATGCTGGAGGATCCCAACATGGCCCACTGTTTGGCCTGGGTGCCAGCAGCCGCCGGCGTCTTCCGCTTCTCCTCCAGGAATAAAGATCAGGTGGCGGCGCTCTGGGGCCAGAGAAAGGGCAACAAGAGGCCAATGACGTACCAGAAGATGTCCCGGGCGCTCAGGAACTACGCCAGGTCCGGAGAAATCTTCAAGGTGAAGAAGAAGCTCACCTACCAGTTCAGCAGAGACACCCTGATGTCGCTGCAGAAGAGTCAGAGAGGAGACTTCATGTAG
- the si:ch211-214j24.14 gene encoding MAP7 domain-containing protein 2 isoform X1 codes for MRPPHPLTFQETVQRPRIKQPAFILEGKAPVESSGGDGGGGGGGGGGGGGEAGSLSPGPAALPLTQVESPGAWQSESLLAESWSTMGDVDPEDTKSLDSNDGAVLTGEENHSSNSDMVHLEREEAEMLEEAEKAAKEEERVRKAEEEDDEEDEELQTSVMSVLGGERELLELKEEEQDLQAPETKELLVSAEEPRVEKAPAEFRQVVPPMALPPLPILKLEPPSATTTPVPSTTTSEVEELYSTQGLHPPSILAPVVADPLAASLEQLKFSQIPLSDVDEHSVKGKLEPQPAAPKTKPLSSTELLCGGAALVAVVGVVAYGAVVYCKK; via the coding sequence CAGCCAGCCTTCATTCTGGAGGGAAAGGCCCCAGTCGAGTCCAGCGGGggggatggaggaggtggaggaggaggaggcggaggaggtggaggggaggccGGATCCCTCAGCCCCGGCCCTGCCGCTCTGCCTCTGACCCAGGTAGAGAGCCCGGGGGCCTGGCAGAGCGAGAGCCTGCTGGCGGAGTCCTGGTCCACGATGGGCGACGTGGACCCCGAGGACACGAAGAGCCTCGACAGCAACGACGGGGCGGTTCTGACCGGAGAGGAGAACCACTCCTCCAACTCCGACATGGTCCACCTGGAGCGGGAGGAGGCCGAGATGCTCGAGGAGGCGGAGAAGGCGGctaaagaagaggagagggtgaggaaagcggaggaggaggacgacgaagaggacgaggagctgCAGACGAGCGTGATGAGCGTGTTGGGCGGGGAGAGGGAGCTGCTGGAGctcaaggaggaggagcaggacctTCAGGCCCCAGAAACTAAGGAGCTCCTGGTGTCGGCGGAGGAACCTCGCGTGGAGAAGGCGCCCGCAGAGTTCAGGCAGGTTGTCCCCCCGATGGCCCTGCCTCCTCTCCCTATCCTCAAGCTCGAGCCCCCTTCTGCTACAACCACCCCCGTCCCTTCAACCACAACCTCTGAAGTAGAGGAGCTTTATTCCACTCAGGGCCTCCACCCTCCTTCTATCCTCGCGCCGGTGGTAGCAGATCCTCTAGCGGCGAGCCTGGAGCAGCTTAAATTCTCACAGATTCCCCTGTCGGACGTGGACGAACATTCAGTTAAAGGGAAGCTGGAGCCACAGCCAGCTGCGCCCAAGACCAAACCTCTGAGCTCCACCGAGCTGCTGTGCGGAGGCGCTGCTTTAGTAGCTGTCGTGGGAGTAGTGGCCTACGGCGCCGTGGTCTACTGCAAAAAGTAG